One genomic region from Spirulina subsalsa PCC 9445 encodes:
- a CDS encoding DUF2949 domain-containing protein translates to MASSLPPPFLTYLEEELAIPRESIQLVLRCQSVTLSSFPMLLWQYGLISLAQLEEILDWLDNLPAPVLSV, encoded by the coding sequence ATGGCATCCTCTTTACCTCCTCCCTTTCTCACTTACCTTGAGGAAGAATTAGCAATTCCTCGGGAGTCGATTCAGTTAGTCTTGCGGTGTCAGTCTGTCACCCTCAGTTCTTTTCCCATGCTGCTGTGGCAGTACGGTTTAATTAGTTTGGCGCAACTCGAAGAGATTCTGGACTGGCTGGATAATTTGCCTGCTCCGGTGTTAAGTGTTTAA